TTGTAAATAACATCCAACAAATGCTTATCAACTCTTTTTGCTGCTCCATCGACCAAAGACTCAAGAGCATCAGTTTCACCATATCCAAGACCCCATCTTCTTGTTGAGGTACCAGCAGCAGCTGCCGCTTCTGTTGCAGCATCAGCCCAACCACGGTCCTCACAACAGACACGAAGGAAATTGATTGACTTGCCAGTCCTCAGAATGCGCTGTGCAAGAGATTGTGAAATAAAAGAAGGAAGCATCCCAGCATGGAGCAGGTAACCTTCCCTCCAAAGAGACTCAGCTTTCACTGGCTGGCCAACGACAAAGAATTCTGCAAAAACATCTTCCAACTCTCCCTCCAAAACCCAACTCCTCACCATCTCAAATAGTGGAGAACACACCCGCCGGAGTAAGCGCCCCATGAACTCGTGCACCAATGGATCACCATGCTGGGCATGCAAATGAATAGCTCCAGCCATTGCCCCACCCCTTAAAACCCTACATTTATCAACCAAAACGGCCATCAACCTCATTTTCACCATTGGCTCTGCAAACCATACAGACAACCTCCTCAGCGAAAGATAATTCCCTGAGCTCGCTGTCTCTGAAACCAAAGGAATTGGATTCATTGACTGTGCTTCAAGCACTGCCAACAACTTATAGTAATCGGAGAGCTCATCTTGTAATGCAGCACAAAAGGCCTGACCAACGGTTCCAACATCTTCAGATGGAAACCCATCCATACTCTCTGAAATATACCCTTTAACCTTCCTAAACAACCACCCCAATTCACAAAGCTTTCGAACCATAAGGCGGATTGCTCTCGGAACCTTAATCAAATCTGATAAAACATAGCCATCAGCACCAGAATCAAATTTGACATACTTTCCATCAATGCCTTGACAAGCATACAACACATCTCTCACCAAAACCTCTTCAgaaacttcattttcttccttaATCAAGTTCACAAACTCCCTAAATGCAATTTCCCGAAGATTTTCAGGGTCTTTCGAAACTAACAAAACCCCATTGTTCCAACCCTTTTCCTTATTTCCCTTACCCAACAAAACCCTCGACTCGTTGCCCaattcaccgtcgtttaacgCCAAATTGGGCAACAAAACCGAAGAACCCAACTGGGTTTTCACATTTTTTCGATCCTCAGATATAATTTTGAGCAAATAAAGGACTGCCCATTTGTTATTTACACTTCCTGGTCCGGTTTTCAATGCGAATTTAGTATAAAGGTCGGCGAAAGTGAGCGCTTGGGAGGACTTACCTTGAGTGGCGAGGCGGCGCTTGGTGGACTCGGCTATGGCGGCGGCATCTGGAGAAACAGATGGAGTTAATCGACTCGAGATCAACCGAAACGCGTAGCGAAGTGAGCTTTGGAATTGAGGGGAGTTGGGAGTTGGTGGGTGAGATTCAGAGTGGGGGTTTTGTGAGAGCAA
Above is a genomic segment from Prunus dulcis chromosome 7, ALMONDv2, whole genome shotgun sequence containing:
- the LOC117634708 gene encoding gamma-tubulin complex component 3 isoform X1, with amino-acid sequence MEEEDQQKVADLIKELVIRLLSQNPHSESHPPTPNSPQFQSSLRYAFRLISSRLTPSVSPDAAAIAESTKRRLATQGKSSQALTFADLYTKFALKTGPGSVNNKWAVLYLLKIISEDRKNVKTQLGSSVLLPNLALNDGELGNESRVLLGKGNKEKGWNNGVLLVSKDPENLREIAFREFVNLIKEENEVSEEVLVRDVLYACQGIDGKYVKFDSGADGYVLSDLIKVPRAIRLMVRKLCELGWLFRKVKGYISESMDGFPSEDVGTVGQAFCAALQDELSDYYKLLAVLEAQSMNPIPLVSETASSGNYLSLRRLSVWFAEPMVKMRLMAVLVDKCRVLRGGAMAGAIHLHAQHGDPLVHEFMGRLLRRVCSPLFEMVRSWVLEGELEDVFAEFFVVGQPVKAESLWREGYLLHAGMLPSFISQSLAQRILRTGKSINFLRVCCEDRGWADAATEAAAAAGTSTRRWGLGYGETDALESLVDGAAKRVDKHLLDVIYNQYKFKEHCLAIKRYLLLGQGDFVQYLMDIVGPELSEPANTISSFQLAGLLETAVRASNAQYDDRDILDRLKVKMMPHGIGDRGWDVFSLEYDARVPLDTVFTESVMAKYLRIFNFLWKLRRVEHALIGAWKTMKPNCITSRSFMKLQHAVKLQLLSTLRRCQVLWDEMNHFVSNLQYYIMFEVLEVSWSNFLNEMEVAKDLDDLLAAHEKYLHSIVEKSLLGERSQTLYSSLFALFDLILKFRSHADRLSEGINELQARTLESSVPSRNKSKTKKRLNDTSEPGSWVSEGRKALTQRAGEFLRNMGQDLDALSKEYSSLLEDFISKLPMQQHVDLKFLLFRLDFTEFYSQLRPST